The Streptomyces luteogriseus genome includes a window with the following:
- the dapA gene encoding 4-hydroxy-tetrahydrodipicolinate synthase, with translation MAPTSTPQTPFGRVLTAMVTPFTADGALDLDGAQRLAAHLVDAGNDGLVINGTTGESPTTSDAEKADLVRAVLEAVGDRAHVVAGVGTNDTHHSMELARTAERTGAHGLLVVTPYYNKPPQEGLYRHFTAVADTTGLPVMLYDIPGRSGVPINTETLVRLAEHPRIVANKDAKGDLGRASWAIARSGLAWYSGDDMLNLPLLSVGAVGFVSVVGHVVTPELRALVEAYTSGDVQKATEIHQRLLAVYTGMFRTQGVMTTKAALALQGLPGGPLRAPMVECAPEEIEQLKIDLAAGGVQL, from the coding sequence ATGGCTCCGACCTCGACTCCGCAGACCCCCTTCGGGCGGGTCCTCACCGCCATGGTCACGCCCTTCACGGCGGACGGCGCACTCGACCTCGACGGCGCGCAGCGGCTCGCCGCCCACCTGGTGGACGCAGGCAACGACGGCCTGGTCATCAACGGCACCACCGGCGAGTCCCCGACCACCAGCGACGCGGAGAAAGCGGATCTCGTACGGGCGGTCCTGGAGGCGGTCGGCGACCGTGCCCACGTGGTGGCCGGAGTCGGCACCAACGACACCCACCACAGCATGGAGCTCGCCCGGACGGCGGAGCGCACCGGCGCACACGGCCTGCTCGTCGTCACCCCGTACTACAACAAGCCCCCGCAGGAAGGCCTCTACCGGCACTTCACGGCCGTCGCCGACACCACCGGCCTTCCGGTGATGCTCTACGACATCCCCGGTCGCAGCGGCGTCCCGATCAACACCGAGACGCTCGTCCGCCTCGCGGAGCACCCGCGGATCGTCGCCAACAAGGACGCCAAGGGCGACCTCGGCCGCGCCAGCTGGGCCATCGCCCGCTCCGGCCTCGCCTGGTACTCCGGCGACGACATGCTGAACCTGCCCCTCCTCTCGGTCGGCGCGGTCGGCTTCGTCTCGGTCGTCGGCCACGTCGTCACCCCCGAGCTGCGCGCCCTGGTCGAGGCGTACACCTCGGGCGACGTCCAGAAGGCCACCGAGATCCACCAGCGACTGCTCGCCGTCTACACGGGTATGTTCCGCACCCAGGGCGTGATGACGACCAAGGCGGCGCTCGCCCTGCAGGGGCTGCCCGGCGGACCCCTGCGTGCCCCCATGGTCGAGTGCGCGCCCGAGGAGATCGAGCAACTCAAGATCGATCTTGCCGCGGGCGGGGTACAGCTCTGA
- the thyX gene encoding FAD-dependent thymidylate synthase yields MTDTPADDLKPSYRSDVTVELVKHTASDADVLFAARVSTLGEQSLDELKKDPERSKGLINYLMRDRHGSPFEHNSMTFLISAPIFVFREFMRHRVGWSYNEESGRYRELQPVFYVPDESRKLVQEGRPGKYVFVEGTQAQQELTGRVMEDSYRQAYEAYQEMLAAGVAREVARAVLPVGLYSSMYATCNARSLMHFLGLRTQHELAKVPSFPQREIEMVGEKMEAEWARLMPLTYAAFNGNGRVAP; encoded by the coding sequence GTGACCGACACTCCCGCCGACGACCTCAAACCCAGCTACCGCAGCGACGTCACCGTCGAGCTGGTCAAGCACACCGCGTCCGACGCGGACGTCCTCTTCGCCGCCCGCGTCTCGACCCTCGGCGAGCAGTCGCTGGACGAGCTGAAGAAGGACCCCGAGCGTTCCAAGGGCCTGATCAACTACCTGATGCGGGACCGGCACGGCAGCCCCTTCGAGCACAACTCGATGACGTTCCTCATCAGCGCCCCGATCTTCGTCTTCCGCGAGTTCATGCGGCACCGCGTCGGCTGGTCGTACAACGAGGAGAGCGGCCGCTACCGCGAGCTCCAGCCCGTCTTCTACGTCCCCGACGAGTCCCGCAAGCTGGTCCAGGAGGGCCGCCCGGGCAAGTACGTCTTCGTCGAGGGCACCCAGGCCCAGCAGGAGCTGACCGGCCGCGTGATGGAGGACTCGTACCGGCAGGCGTACGAGGCCTACCAGGAGATGCTCGCCGCCGGCGTCGCCCGCGAGGTGGCCCGTGCGGTCCTCCCGGTCGGCCTGTACTCCTCGATGTACGCCACCTGCAACGCCCGCTCGCTGATGCACTTCCTCGGCCTGCGCACCCAGCACGAGCTGGCCAAGGTCCCGTCCTTCCCGCAGCGCGAGATCGAGATGGTCGGCGAGAAGATGGAGGCCGAGTGGGCCCGGCTCATGCCGCTCACCTACGCGGCCTTCAACGGAAACGGACGCGTGGCGCCGTAA
- a CDS encoding PH domain-containing protein: MPLPFLTADRVFEAADDVPLPHDDRDHWRRPYRPGPWRVGVAALALLLASFVLFAAVIIAATAELASAAVVFALALLVITAALRLLRMGVWVSARGLRHVGFLTTRTAAWEQIASVRTVQQPVRWLGLPRTVQGQALLLGRRAGTAGPVPLMTTHNADFVGRAEAFDRAADSVETWAEEYGPR; the protein is encoded by the coding sequence GTGCCCCTGCCCTTCCTGACGGCCGACCGTGTTTTCGAGGCGGCGGACGATGTTCCGTTGCCCCACGACGACCGTGACCACTGGCGGCGGCCCTACCGGCCCGGGCCCTGGCGCGTCGGCGTCGCGGCGCTCGCGCTGCTGCTCGCCTCGTTCGTGCTGTTCGCGGCGGTCATCATCGCCGCGACGGCCGAACTGGCGTCGGCCGCGGTGGTGTTCGCGCTCGCGCTGCTCGTCATCACCGCGGCGCTGCGGCTGCTGCGCATGGGCGTGTGGGTCAGCGCGCGCGGGCTGCGACACGTGGGGTTCCTCACGACGCGTACGGCGGCCTGGGAACAGATCGCCTCAGTGCGTACGGTGCAGCAGCCGGTGCGCTGGCTGGGGCTGCCGCGGACCGTGCAGGGGCAGGCGCTGCTGCTCGGGCGCCGGGCCGGCACCGCCGGTCCGGTACCGCTGATGACGACGCACAACGCGGACTTCGTGGGCCGCGCGGAGGCCTTCGACCGGGCGGCGGACTCGGTGGAGACGTGGGCCGAGGAGTACGGCCCGCGCTGA
- a CDS encoding tetratricopeptide repeat protein, which translates to MRAKLTYAVTAAVLVVYFVLVGSRGVLLIETGTPLTVTFGVAVLILPVIGLWFLWKNTQFARKANQLAAELDAEGGLPVDELRRTPSGRIDRDSADEVFAKRKAETEDAPDDWRTWFRLAVAYHDARDTPRARKAMQHAIALHDGKQPETT; encoded by the coding sequence ATGCGCGCGAAGCTCACCTACGCCGTCACCGCCGCCGTCCTGGTCGTCTACTTCGTCCTGGTCGGCAGCCGTGGCGTCCTGCTCATCGAGACCGGCACACCGCTCACCGTCACCTTCGGTGTGGCCGTGCTGATCCTGCCGGTCATCGGCCTGTGGTTTTTGTGGAAGAACACCCAGTTCGCCCGCAAGGCCAATCAACTCGCCGCCGAACTCGACGCCGAGGGCGGACTGCCCGTCGACGAACTGCGGCGCACCCCCAGTGGGCGCATCGACCGCGACTCGGCCGACGAGGTCTTCGCCAAGCGCAAGGCCGAGACTGAGGACGCCCCCGACGACTGGCGTACCTGGTTCCGCCTCGCCGTCGCCTACCACGACGCCCGCGACACCCCGCGCGCCCGCAAGGCCATGCAGCACGCGATCGCCCTGCACGACGGCAAGCAGCCCGAAACCACCTGA
- the dapB gene encoding 4-hydroxy-tetrahydrodipicolinate reductase: MSKLRVAVLGAKGRIGSEAVRAVEAAEDMELVAALGRGDQLETLTEAGAQVAVELTTPDSVMANLEFCVGHGIHAVVGTTGWTDERLAQLNGWLSASPETGVLIAPNFSIGAVLNMKFAQIAAPYFESVEVIELHHPKKVDAPSGTATRTAQLIASARAEAGAAQAPDATQTALDGARGADVDGIPVHSVRLRGLLAHQEVLLGGEGETLTIRHDSLHHSSFMPGILLGARRVVSTPGLTFGLEHFLDLN; this comes from the coding sequence ATGAGCAAGCTGCGTGTGGCGGTCCTCGGCGCCAAGGGCCGGATCGGCTCGGAAGCCGTACGAGCCGTCGAAGCCGCCGAGGACATGGAACTGGTCGCCGCCCTCGGCCGGGGCGACCAGCTGGAGACGCTGACCGAGGCCGGCGCCCAGGTCGCGGTCGAACTGACCACGCCCGACTCGGTCATGGCCAACCTCGAGTTCTGCGTCGGCCACGGCATCCACGCGGTCGTCGGTACCACCGGCTGGACCGACGAGCGCCTCGCGCAGCTGAACGGCTGGCTGTCCGCCTCCCCGGAGACGGGCGTGCTCATCGCGCCGAACTTCTCCATCGGGGCCGTACTGAACATGAAGTTCGCGCAGATCGCGGCACCGTACTTCGAGTCGGTGGAGGTCATCGAGCTCCACCACCCGAAGAAGGTCGACGCCCCGTCGGGCACCGCCACGCGCACCGCCCAGCTCATCGCGTCGGCTCGTGCCGAGGCGGGTGCGGCCCAGGCACCGGACGCCACGCAGACCGCCCTGGACGGCGCGCGGGGCGCGGACGTCGACGGCATCCCCGTGCACTCCGTCCGCCTGCGCGGCCTGCTGGCCCACCAGGAGGTCCTGCTGGGCGGCGAGGGAGAGACGCTCACCATCCGCCACGACTCGCTCCACCACAGCAGCTTCATGCCGGGCATCCTGCTCGGCGCCCGCCGCGTGGTGAGCACCCCGGGCCTGACGTTCGGCCTGGAACACTTCCTGGACCTGAACTGA
- a CDS encoding M16 family metallopeptidase — protein sequence MTSQRSKATARTSSEARAVARTQTLIKGENGIGTVRKTTLPGGLRIVTETLPSVRSATFGIWAHVGSRDETPALNGATHYLEHLLFKGTSRRSALDISAALDAVGGEMNAFTAKEYTCYYARVLDNDLPLAIDVVCDMLTGSLIREDDVNVERGAILEEIAMTEDDPGDCVHDLFAHTMFGDNPLGRPVLGTVDTVNALTADRIRRFYKKHYDPTHLVVACAGNIDHAQVVRQVRAAFEKAGAFGDLAADPVAPRSGTRALRTAGRVELIDRKTEQAHVVLGMPGLARTDERRWALGVLNTALGGGMSSRLFQEVREKRGLAYSVYSYTSGFADCGLFGVYAGCRPSQVHDVLKICRDELDQVAEHGLSDDEIGRAIGQLQGSTVLGLEDTGALMNRIGKSELCWGEQMSVDDMLSRIASVTPDDVREVAREILGRRPSLSVIGPLKDKQATRLNDAVA from the coding sequence GTGACGTCCCAGCGCTCCAAGGCGACGGCCCGCACCTCCTCGGAGGCGCGGGCCGTCGCCCGTACCCAAACCCTCATCAAGGGCGAGAACGGCATCGGTACGGTCCGCAAGACCACCCTCCCCGGCGGCCTGCGCATCGTCACCGAAACCCTGCCCTCGGTCCGCTCCGCGACCTTCGGCATCTGGGCGCACGTCGGCTCCCGCGACGAGACCCCCGCCCTGAACGGCGCCACCCACTACCTGGAGCACCTGCTCTTCAAAGGCACCAGCCGCAGGTCGGCCCTGGACATCTCCGCCGCGCTCGACGCGGTCGGCGGCGAGATGAACGCGTTCACGGCGAAGGAGTACACGTGCTACTACGCACGCGTGCTCGACAACGACCTGCCGCTGGCCATCGACGTCGTCTGCGACATGCTGACCGGCTCGCTCATCCGCGAGGACGACGTCAACGTCGAGCGGGGCGCCATCCTCGAAGAGATCGCCATGACCGAGGACGACCCGGGCGACTGCGTGCACGACCTGTTCGCGCACACGATGTTCGGCGACAACCCCCTCGGCCGCCCGGTCCTCGGCACGGTCGACACGGTCAACGCCCTCACCGCCGACCGCATCCGCCGCTTCTACAAGAAGCACTACGACCCGACCCACCTGGTCGTCGCCTGCGCCGGCAACATCGACCACGCCCAGGTCGTACGGCAGGTCCGCGCCGCCTTCGAGAAGGCCGGCGCCTTCGGCGACCTCGCCGCCGACCCGGTCGCTCCGCGCAGCGGCACGCGTGCCCTGCGCACCGCGGGCCGCGTCGAACTGATCGACCGCAAGACCGAGCAGGCACACGTCGTGCTCGGCATGCCGGGCCTGGCCCGCACGGACGAGCGGCGCTGGGCCCTGGGCGTGCTGAACACCGCCCTGGGCGGCGGCATGTCCTCCCGCCTCTTCCAGGAGGTCCGCGAGAAGCGCGGCCTCGCCTACAGCGTGTACTCCTACACCTCGGGCTTCGCCGACTGCGGCCTGTTCGGCGTCTACGCCGGCTGCAGGCCCTCACAGGTGCACGACGTGCTGAAGATCTGCCGCGACGAGCTCGATCAGGTCGCCGAGCACGGCCTCTCGGACGACGAGATAGGGCGTGCGATCGGCCAGCTCCAGGGGTCCACGGTCCTCGGCCTGGAGGACACCGGCGCGCTGATGAACCGTATCGGCAAGAGCGAGCTGTGCTGGGGCGAGCAGATGTCGGTCGACGACATGCTGTCCCGGATAGCGTCGGTCACCCCGGACGACGTCCGCGAGGTAGCCCGCGAGATCCTGGGACGGCGGCCCTCCCTGTCGGTCATCGGCCCGCTCAAGGACAAACAGGCGACCCGCCTGAACGACGCCGTCGCCTGA
- a CDS encoding polyribonucleotide nucleotidyltransferase: MENETHYAEAVIDNGAFGTRTIRFETGRLAKQAAGSAVAYLDDDTMVLSATTASKNPKDQLDFFPLTVDVEERMYAAGKIPGSFFRREGRPSEDAILTCRLIDRPLRPSFKKGLRNEIQVVATIMALNPDHLYDVVAINAASASTQLAGLPFSGPIGGVRVALISGQWVAFPTHTELEDAVFDMVVAGRTLEDGDVAIMMVEAEATEKTIKLVEGGAEAPTEEVVAAGLDAAKPFIKVLCKAQADLAAKAAKPTGEFPIFLDYQDDVLEALTAAVKPELASALTIAGKQERESELDRVKALAAEKLLPEFEGREKEISAAYRSLTKTLVRERVIKEKKRIDGRGVTDIRTLAAEVEAIPRVHGSAVFERGETQILGVTTLNMLRMEQQLDTLSPVTRKRYMHNYNFPPYSTGETGRVGSPKRREIGHGALAERALVPVLPTREEFPYAIRQVSEALSSNGSTSMGSVCASTMSLLNAGVPLKAPVAGIAMGLISQEIEGETHYVTLTDILGAEDAFGDMDFKVAGTKDFVTALQLDTKLDGIPASVLAAALKQARDARLHILDVMMEAIDTPDEMSPNAPRIITVKIPVDKIGEVIGPKGKMINQIQEDTGADITIEDDGTIYIGAVDGPSAEAARTTINGIANPTMPEVGERYLGTVVKTTTFGAFVSLLPGKDGLLHISQIRKLAGGKRVENVEDVLGVGHKVQVEIAEIDSRGKLSLIPVIEGEEGSDEKKDDADK; the protein is encoded by the coding sequence GTGGAGAACGAGACCCACTACGCCGAGGCCGTCATCGACAACGGCGCCTTCGGTACCCGCACCATCCGCTTCGAGACGGGCCGCCTGGCCAAGCAGGCCGCCGGCTCCGCCGTGGCGTACCTGGACGACGACACCATGGTGCTGTCGGCCACCACCGCCTCCAAGAACCCCAAGGACCAGCTCGACTTCTTCCCCCTCACGGTGGACGTCGAGGAGCGGATGTACGCCGCCGGCAAGATCCCCGGCAGCTTCTTCCGCCGTGAGGGCCGTCCCTCCGAGGACGCGATCCTCACCTGCCGCCTGATCGACCGCCCGCTGCGCCCGTCCTTCAAGAAGGGCCTGCGCAACGAGATCCAGGTCGTCGCCACGATCATGGCGCTCAACCCCGACCACCTGTACGACGTCGTGGCGATCAACGCCGCGTCCGCGTCCACGCAGCTGGCCGGCCTGCCCTTCTCCGGCCCGATCGGCGGCGTCCGCGTCGCGCTGATCAGCGGCCAGTGGGTGGCCTTCCCGACGCACACCGAGCTCGAGGACGCCGTCTTCGACATGGTCGTCGCGGGCCGCACCCTGGAGGACGGCGACGTCGCGATCATGATGGTCGAGGCCGAGGCCACCGAGAAGACCATCAAGCTGGTCGAGGGCGGCGCCGAGGCGCCGACCGAGGAGGTCGTCGCCGCCGGTCTGGACGCCGCGAAGCCCTTCATCAAGGTGCTCTGCAAGGCCCAGGCCGACCTCGCCGCGAAGGCCGCCAAGCCGACCGGCGAGTTCCCGATCTTCCTGGACTACCAGGACGACGTTCTCGAGGCCCTCACCGCCGCCGTCAAGCCGGAGCTCGCCTCCGCGCTGACCATCGCCGGCAAGCAGGAGCGCGAGTCCGAGCTGGACCGCGTCAAGGCGCTCGCCGCCGAGAAGCTCCTCCCGGAGTTCGAGGGCCGCGAGAAGGAGATCTCCGCCGCGTACCGCTCGCTGACCAAGACCCTGGTCCGTGAGCGCGTCATCAAGGAGAAGAAGCGCATCGACGGCCGCGGTGTCACCGACATCCGCACCCTGGCCGCCGAGGTCGAGGCCATCCCGCGGGTCCACGGCTCCGCCGTGTTCGAGCGTGGCGAGACCCAGATCCTGGGCGTCACCACGCTGAACATGCTCCGCATGGAGCAGCAGCTGGACACCCTCTCCCCGGTGACCCGTAAGCGCTACATGCACAACTACAACTTCCCGCCGTACTCCACCGGCGAGACGGGCCGCGTCGGCTCCCCGAAGCGCCGCGAGATCGGCCACGGCGCCCTCGCCGAGCGCGCCCTCGTGCCGGTCCTGCCGACGCGCGAGGAGTTCCCCTACGCGATCCGCCAGGTCTCCGAGGCGCTGAGCTCCAACGGCTCGACGTCCATGGGCTCGGTCTGCGCCTCCACCATGTCGCTGCTGAACGCCGGTGTGCCGCTGAAGGCCCCCGTCGCCGGTATCGCCATGGGCCTGATCTCCCAGGAGATCGAGGGCGAGACGCACTACGTCACCCTCACCGACATCCTCGGTGCGGAGGACGCCTTCGGCGACATGGACTTCAAGGTCGCCGGCACGAAGGACTTCGTGACCGCCCTCCAGCTGGACACCAAGCTGGACGGCATCCCGGCCTCCGTCCTGGCCGCGGCCCTCAAGCAGGCCCGTGACGCCCGCCTCCACATCCTCGACGTGATGATGGAAGCGATCGACACGCCGGACGAGATGTCCCCGAACGCCCCGCGGATCATCACCGTCAAGATCCCCGTGGACAAGATCGGCGAGGTCATCGGCCCCAAGGGCAAGATGATCAACCAGATCCAGGAGGACACCGGCGCCGACATCACGATCGAGGACGACGGCACGATCTACATCGGCGCGGTCGACGGACCGTCCGCCGAGGCCGCCCGCACCACGATCAACGGCATCGCCAACCCGACCATGCCGGAGGTCGGCGAGCGCTACCTGGGTACGGTCGTCAAGACGACCACCTTCGGCGCGTTCGTGTCGCTGCTCCCGGGCAAGGACGGTCTGCTGCACATCTCGCAGATCCGCAAGCTCGCCGGCGGCAAGCGCGTGGAGAACGTCGAGGACGTCCTCGGTGTGGGCCACAAGGTCCAGGTCGAGATCGCCGAGATCGACTCCCGCGGCAAGCTCTCCCTGATCCCCGTGATCGAGGGCGAGGAAGGCTCGGACGAGAAGAAGGACGACGCCGACAAGTGA
- the rpsO gene encoding 30S ribosomal protein S15 — MPLDAATKKQIITEFGQKEGDTGSPEVQVAMLSRRISDLTEHLKTHKHDHHSRRGLLILVGQRRRLLQYLAKKDIQRFRALVDRLGIRRGAAGAK, encoded by the coding sequence GTGCCGCTCGACGCCGCTACGAAGAAGCAGATCATCACCGAGTTCGGCCAGAAGGAGGGCGACACCGGCTCCCCCGAGGTCCAGGTCGCCATGCTCTCGCGCCGCATCTCGGACCTGACCGAGCACCTCAAGACCCACAAGCACGACCACCACTCCCGTCGTGGTCTGCTGATCCTGGTGGGTCAGCGCCGCCGCCTTCTCCAGTACCTGGCGAAGAAGGACATCCAGCGCTTCCGTGCGCTGGTCGACCGCCTCGGCATCCGCCGCGGTGCGGCGGGCGCCAAGTAA
- a CDS encoding DUF397 domain-containing protein: MAETAEEIKARKERERDELYALDISGVEWHSAPGTEGHEERVEIAYLPEGAVAMRSSLDPGTVLRYTEAEWRAFVLGARDGEFDLESAPRSGGHGPE; the protein is encoded by the coding sequence ATGGCGGAGACGGCTGAGGAGATCAAGGCACGCAAGGAGCGGGAGCGGGACGAGCTCTACGCCCTCGACATCTCCGGTGTCGAGTGGCACAGCGCGCCGGGCACCGAGGGCCACGAGGAGCGGGTCGAGATCGCCTACCTGCCCGAGGGGGCCGTGGCGATGCGGTCGTCGCTCGACCCGGGCACGGTGCTGCGCTACACGGAGGCGGAGTGGCGGGCGTTCGTGCTGGGGGCGCGGGACGGGGAGTTCGATCTTGAGTCGGCGCCCCGCAGTGGGGGGCATGGCCCGGAGTGA
- the eccD gene encoding type VII secretion integral membrane protein EccD, whose translation MTASAAATGRGPGTGTPAGAGTGLGFCRVTIVAPDSRIDVALPDDIPVADLYPEILTLTRQSPAEGAPVGYHLVRRDGTVLDSARSFAAQRILDGELLALRPFSESLPPAVFDDVSEAVASAVTSERTLWSGDLTRAAGLVGGGVLPVLLAFVAWMGDPRHDMHSLPGTLAGVAGVLLVVLACVRARVYDDRASAIALGLGALPNVGVAGSGLLALADGQGIGRLQFLLACAAVLLASVLLTLCSPSGDGPFVGFVVVSAISLIAVFAAILADWTPSRTAALCAPIAVGGLAFLPGLSMRFARLPIGFDIPNTAPRSAYAPDPAPQEPVDAERVAAQARRGHELLVGLVGGCALLAIGSSAVLGFSENVWAQLLALATGLAMLMRAHLFRYTGQVAPVLAAGLASLVLLGLGLALNPPHSIVRDALAGDRSDLDLRTIWLVAAIAATAALVTAIGLIVSRGGLTPFWGRFLEIAEGFVLLTLVPLTLAVFDVYSAVRSMTS comes from the coding sequence ATGACGGCCTCCGCGGCAGCCACCGGAAGGGGACCCGGTACGGGAACTCCCGCCGGGGCGGGCACGGGTCTCGGTTTCTGCCGCGTCACCATCGTCGCGCCCGACAGCCGGATCGACGTGGCGCTGCCCGACGACATCCCGGTCGCCGACCTGTATCCGGAGATCCTCACACTCACCCGGCAAAGTCCCGCCGAGGGCGCGCCCGTCGGCTACCACCTGGTCCGCCGGGACGGCACTGTCCTCGACAGTGCCCGTTCCTTCGCCGCCCAGCGCATCCTCGACGGCGAACTCCTCGCGCTGCGCCCGTTCTCCGAGTCGCTGCCGCCCGCCGTCTTCGACGACGTCTCCGAGGCGGTCGCCTCCGCCGTGACCAGCGAGCGCACCTTGTGGAGCGGCGACCTGACGCGCGCGGCGGGCCTCGTCGGGGGAGGCGTACTGCCGGTCCTGCTGGCCTTCGTGGCCTGGATGGGCGACCCGCGACACGACATGCACAGCCTGCCCGGCACCCTCGCCGGCGTCGCGGGTGTCCTCCTGGTCGTCCTGGCCTGCGTGCGCGCCCGGGTCTACGACGACCGGGCCTCGGCCATCGCCCTGGGGCTCGGCGCTCTCCCCAACGTCGGCGTGGCCGGCTCGGGTCTCCTGGCGCTCGCCGACGGACAGGGCATCGGCCGGCTCCAGTTCCTCCTCGCCTGCGCGGCGGTGCTTCTGGCGTCGGTCCTGCTCACCCTGTGCTCGCCGAGCGGGGACGGCCCGTTCGTCGGCTTCGTCGTCGTTTCCGCCATCAGCCTGATCGCCGTGTTCGCGGCGATCCTCGCCGACTGGACGCCTTCCCGGACCGCCGCCCTGTGCGCCCCGATCGCCGTCGGAGGCCTGGCCTTCCTGCCGGGGCTGTCGATGCGCTTCGCCCGGCTCCCGATCGGCTTCGACATCCCGAACACGGCCCCGCGCAGCGCGTACGCCCCAGACCCCGCCCCCCAGGAGCCGGTCGACGCCGAGCGAGTCGCCGCCCAGGCACGGCGTGGACACGAACTCCTGGTCGGTCTGGTGGGCGGCTGCGCACTGCTCGCCATCGGTTCCTCGGCGGTCCTCGGGTTCTCCGAGAACGTCTGGGCCCAGCTCCTGGCCCTGGCGACCGGCTTGGCCATGCTGATGCGCGCCCATCTCTTCCGGTACACCGGACAGGTGGCCCCCGTCCTGGCCGCCGGTCTCGCCTCTCTCGTACTGCTAGGCCTGGGGCTGGCACTCAATCCGCCGCACTCGATCGTCCGCGATGCCCTTGCGGGCGACCGCAGCGACCTCGACCTCCGGACCATCTGGCTCGTCGCGGCGATCGCCGCGACGGCAGCGCTCGTCACGGCGATCGGTTTGATCGTCTCGCGTGGCGGCCTCACCCCGTTCTGGGGACGCTTCCTGGAGATCGCCGAGGGTTTCGTGCTGCTGACTCTGGTGCCGCTGACCCTGGCGGTGTTCGACGTGTACTCGGCAGTCCGCTCGATGACCAGCTGA